One Cyanobacteriota bacterium DNA segment encodes these proteins:
- a CDS encoding zf-TFIIB domain-containing protein, with protein MQCPKEPNSTLVDGILAGDLAVQCCPSCQGVWIPPEHYKAWQATQPAVAPDAMPKALSVDHTPSSLDSRGALCPDCRRYLSRARVNLQSPFYVERCPSCGGIWCDQGEWEALTAMGLQTIIDRLFTAEWQAKARQLELEAQERQAMIDKLGADLATKVFELGKLLREHPNGDFGVAYLMRRFEQ; from the coding sequence TTGCAGTGCCCCAAAGAGCCTAACTCAACCTTGGTAGATGGCATTCTAGCAGGAGATTTGGCAGTGCAATGTTGCCCTAGCTGTCAAGGGGTATGGATTCCTCCGGAGCACTATAAGGCTTGGCAAGCTACTCAGCCTGCTGTTGCACCAGATGCCATGCCCAAAGCGTTATCGGTGGATCACACGCCATCGTCATTAGACAGCCGAGGGGCACTCTGTCCAGACTGTAGGCGATACTTGTCTCGCGCTAGGGTAAACTTGCAGTCACCTTTCTATGTGGAGCGCTGTCCATCTTGTGGTGGCATTTGGTGCGATCAAGGGGAGTGGGAAGCCTTGACGGCTATGGGGTTGCAAACTATTATCGATCGCCTATTTACCGCTGAGTGGCAGGCAAAAGCTCGTCAACTAGAGTTAGAGGCACAAGAACGGCAGGCCATGATTGACAAGTTGGGGGCTGACCTAGCGACTAAAGTGTTTGAACTGGGAAAACTGCTGCGCGAGCATCCCAATGGAGATTTTGGGGTAGCATACTTGATGCGCCGCTTTGAACAGTAA